A region from the Acomys russatus chromosome 24, mAcoRus1.1, whole genome shotgun sequence genome encodes:
- the Rbm45 gene encoding RNA-binding protein 45 — protein MDDVGSSAGSGAFRPGVDSLDEPPNSRIFLVISKYTSESVLRERFSPFGDIQDIWVVRDKHTKESKGVAFVKFARSSQACRAMEEMHGQCLAPNDTKPIKVFIAQSRSSGSHRDVEDEELTRIFVMIPKSYTEEDLREKFKVYGDIEYCSIIKNKVTGESKGLGYVRYLKPSQAAQAIENCDRSFRALLAEPKNKVSESPEQGYYSSVRQEAPGSEPRASLFPSVGEQQSEFSSFDKNDSRDQNAISKRLSVVSRVPFTEEQLFSVFDIVPGLEYCEIQRDPYSNYGHAVVQYSNAASAVYAKYKLHGFQYPPGNRIGVSFLDDGSNVADLIRKMATQMVASQLASMVWSNPSQQQLLQFGGSSASQLPQIQTDVVLPSCKKKAPPETAVKERLFIVFNPHPLPLDVLEDIFCRFGNLIEVYLVSGKNVGYVKYADRMSASDAITTLHGKILNGVRLKVMLADSPREESKKRQRTY, from the exons ATGGACGACGTCGGCAGCTCCGCGGGCAGCGGGGCCTTCCGCCCGGGCGTGGACAGCCTGGACGAGCCGCCCAACAGCCGCATCTTCCTAGTGATCAGCAAGTACACGTCGGAATCGGTGCTGAGAGAGCGCTTCTCGCCCTTTGGAGACATCCAGGACATCTGGGTGGTGCGCGACAAGCACACTAAGGAGTCCAAGGGCGTCGCCTTCGTCAAGTTCGCCCGCAGCTCACAGGCTTGCCGGGCTATGGAGGAGATGCACGGGCAGTGCCTTGCTCCCAACGACACCAAGCCCATCAAG GTTTTCATTGCCCAGTCCCGATCATCAGGAAGTCACAGAGACGTTGAAGATGAAGAACTCACAAGAATCTTTGTTATGATACCAAAGTCCTACACCGAAGAAGACCTGCGGGAGAAATTTAAG GTGTATGGAGATATTGAGTATTGCAGCATTATTAAGAATAAAGTCACTGGAGAAAGTAAAGGTTTGGGCTACGTTCGCTATTTAAAACCATCACAAGCTGCCCAAGCAATAGAAAACTGTGATAGAA GTTTCAGGGCGCTCTTGGCTGAGCCTAAAAATAAGGTGTCGGAGTCCCCAGAACAGGGTTACTACAGCAGCGTGAGGCAGGAGGCTCCGGGGAGTGAGCCTAGAGCAAGCCTGTTCCCCTCAG TTGGAGAACAGCAGTCTGAATTTTCAAGTTTTGACAAGAATGATAGCAGAGACCAGAACGCAATCTCCAAACGCCTGTCAGTCGTGTCGCGAGTCCCCTTCACGGAGGAGCAGCTCTTCAGCGTTTTTGACATAGTTCCAGGACTGGAGTATTGTGAGATTCAGCGTGATCCTTATTCAAATTATG GCCACGCTGTGGTTCAGTACTCTAACGCAGCATCAGCTGTCTATGCAAAATACAAATTGCATGGGTTCCAGTACCCTCCTGGGAATCGCATAGGAGTTTCCTTCCTGGATGATGGAAGTAATGTGGCAGA TCTCATCAGAAAAATGGCCACACAGATGGTGGCATCACAGCTGGCGTCAATGGTGTGGAGTAACCCCAGCCAGCAGCAGCTTCTG CAATTTGGAGGAAGTTCTGCGTCACAGTTGCCTCAAATCCAGACAGATGTTGTACTTCCATCGTGCAAAAAGAAAGCCCCTCCTGAAACTGCTGTGAAAGAAAGACTGTTTATCGTCTTTAACCCTCATCCTTTGCCGTTAGACGTGTTGGAGGACATATTCTG tCGTTTTGGGAACCTGATTGAAGTCTACCTTGTGTCTGGAAAAAATGTGGGATATGTCAAGTATGCAGACAGAATGAGTGCCAGCGATGCGATCACCACCCTGCACGGGAAGATTCTGAATGGGGTCAGACTTAAAGTCATGCTGGCAGACTCCCCACGAGAAGAGTCTAAAAAGCGGCAGAGAACTTACTGA